A DNA window from Streptomyces bacillaris contains the following coding sequences:
- a CDS encoding IclR family transcriptional regulator, which produces MGDQAGPEASVSVRRDLRLLESAGAHPTGAPAEQLAREAELPRPVAEEHLRALVEDGYLRELGDGAYTLADQGTPPLTAPGDATWAERLRPLLTSLRDRLSAAAYLTLYDEGEIRVLQIVDSPRAPRVDLWVGFEDAGHATALGKSVLGGLDEEARANYLSRHPLADLTSHTITRREELIRELDSPPMAPLARDREEYRRGTTCVAVRVYCGDQVGSLGISFRSDRMYRTSEVKDQLLSSALRVTRRLTIPE; this is translated from the coding sequence ATGGGTGACCAGGCCGGCCCCGAGGCTTCCGTATCCGTCCGGCGGGACCTCCGGTTGCTGGAGTCCGCGGGGGCGCACCCCACTGGCGCGCCGGCGGAGCAGCTGGCCCGGGAGGCCGAGCTGCCGCGGCCCGTGGCCGAGGAGCACCTGCGGGCGCTGGTCGAGGACGGCTATCTGCGGGAGCTGGGCGACGGGGCGTACACCCTGGCCGACCAGGGCACGCCCCCGCTCACCGCACCCGGTGACGCCACCTGGGCCGAGCGCTTGCGCCCCCTGCTGACCTCCCTGCGCGACCGCCTCTCCGCCGCCGCGTACCTGACGCTGTACGACGAGGGGGAGATCCGGGTCCTCCAGATCGTCGACAGCCCCCGGGCGCCCCGCGTCGACCTCTGGGTCGGCTTCGAGGACGCCGGGCACGCCACGGCCCTGGGCAAGAGCGTGCTGGGCGGGCTGGACGAGGAGGCCCGCGCCAACTACCTCTCCCGCCACCCCCTGGCCGACCTCACGTCCCACACCATCACCCGCCGCGAAGAGCTGATCCGGGAGCTGGACTCCCCGCCGATGGCCCCGCTGGCCCGGGACCGGGAGGAGTACCGCCGCGGCACGACCTGTGTCGCCGTACGCGTGTACTGCGGCGACCAGGTCGGCTCGCTCGGCATCTCCTTCCGCTCGGACCGGATGTACCGGACCAGCGAGGTCAAGGACCAGCTCCTGTCCTCGGCGCTGCGCGTCACCCGCCGGCTGACGATCCCG